The proteins below are encoded in one region of Megalops cyprinoides isolate fMegCyp1 chromosome 14, fMegCyp1.pri, whole genome shotgun sequence:
- the LOC118789154 gene encoding protein ADP-ribosylarginine hydrolase-like, translating to MAEMEQRYVASMVLSGAGDAMGYHNGDWEFCNSGETIHKELALMGGLTSLNVTKLCVSDDTVMHLATAEAVVEMKKGASISELFQMLAQKYKDSMRDMDGRAPGVTCMNSVHLLRPKVEGGWKIPFNHRGGGCGAAMRAMCVGLRFPEPSQEDLLVAVSVESGRITHHHPTGYLGALAAALFTAYAVRGKPPLEWGRGLLDILEKAKEYIKQSEHCVEENLEKWDYFETAWRNYLQLRGILDGKSKPQFPESYGVKERDVFYKSLSYSGIAGSSGHDAPMIAYDALLIAGSSWVELAHHAFFHGGDSDSTAVIAAAWWGAIYGFEGVPEANYKKLEYRKRLASLAQKLYEIRDKPFPLQRKTALQTFAAALDEAAE from the exons ATGGCTGAGATGGAGCAAAGGTATGTGGCCTCCATGGTTCTTAGTGGAGCTGGTGATGCCATGGGTTACCACAATGGAGATTGGGAGTTCTGTAATAGTGGGGAGACGATCCATAAGGAGCTGGCTCTGATGGGTGGCCTGACGTCACTGAACGTCACAAAACTCTGTGTGAGTGATGACACGGTCATGCACCTGGCCACAGCGGAGGCAGTGGTAGAGATGAAGAAAGGGGCGAGTATCTCCGAGCTGTTCCAGATGTTGGCCCAAAAATACAAAGATTCCATGCGGGACATGGATGGCAGGGCTCCAG GGGTAACTTGTATGAATTCTGTGCATTTGCTGAGACCAAAAGTGGAGGGGGGCTGGAAGATCCCCTTCAACCACAGGGGCGGAGGCTGCGGGGCAGCCATGCGGGCCATGTGTGTGGGCCTTAGGTTCCCCGAGCCAAGTCAGGAGGACCTGCTGGTAGCAGTGAGTGTGGAGAGCGGACGCATtacccaccaccaccccactgGCTATCTCGGTGCCCTAGCTGCTGCCCTCTTCACCGCCTACGCTGTGAGGGGTAAGCCCCCGCTGGAGTGGGGCCGTGGCCTCCTCGATATATTGGAAAAGGCCAAGGAGTACATCAAGCAGTCAGAACACTGTGTTGAAGAAAACCTGGAGAAGTG GGACTACTTTGAGACTGCATGGAGAAACTATCTGCAGCTGAGGGGGATACTGGATGGAAAGAGCAAGCCACAGTTTCCTGAGAGCTAcggagtgaaggagagagacgTGTTCTACAAGTCCCTCAGCTACAGCGGCATAGCGGGCAGCAGTGGGCACGATGCCCCCATGATTGCCTATGATGCACTCCTGATCGCAGGTAGCTCCTGGGTTGAGCTGGCCCATCATGCCTTTTTCCATGGCGGAGACAGTGACTCCACTGCAGTCATTGCTGCTGCTTGGTGGGGTGCCATTTATGGCTTTGAGGGTGTCCCTGAAGCGAATTACAAAAAGCTGGAGTACAGAAAAAGGCTGGCTAGCCTTGCACAAAAGCTGTATGAGATTCGGGACAAGCCATTTCCTCTCCAACGCAAAACAGCCTTACAAACCTTTGCAGCAGCGCTTGATGAGGCAGCTGAATGA